The following proteins are co-located in the Caldilineales bacterium genome:
- a CDS encoding transposase family protein — MDAADAWLNEIISGVRVVVENTLAGVKRCRIVKDVLRTTKPDFSDLVMEVACALHNFRTDCRHPLLDFSLLSLLP; from the coding sequence TTGGACGCCGCCGATGCTTGGTTGAACGAGATCATCTCCGGCGTACGGGTGGTGGTCGAAAACACCCTTGCTGGCGTGAAGCGTTGCCGAATTGTTAAAGATGTTCTTCGCACCACCAAGCCGGACTTTTCTGACTTGGTTATGGAAGTAGCTTGTGCATTGCACAATTTCCGTACCGACTGTCGTCATCCGCTTCTTGATTTCTCGTTGCTCTCACTCCTGCCCTGA